DNA sequence from the Deinococcus humi genome:
ACGGTCGAGTCCCAGCACCATGCCGCCCAGAATGCTGCTGGCGCTGCGTGAGAAGCCGGGCCAGAGCAGTGCCAGACACTGAACCGCGCCGATTGCCAGGGCCTTGGCCGGCCTGATCGACTCGATGTTGTGAACGCTGGGGGTGGATTTGCGGCTTTCCACCACCCAGATCAACACTCCCCCCACGATCAGCGCCCAGGCCACCACGCTGGGGGTAAACAGCAGCGCCTTGATCTTCGAGCCGAACAGGATGCCCAGAACAACAGCGGGAAGACAGGCCACGATCACGCTGGTCCACAGGGTCTGCTGCGTCCTGTCGGTGGCGATATGGCGGATTTTCAGGAAATCTTTCCAGTAATAGACCAGCACCGACAGGATCGCCCCACCCTGGATAATGACCTCGAAGGCACTTTTCATCTCTGGGGTCCAGGGACTGGACAGCAGCCCCTTGAGCAGTTCGCCCGCCACGATCAGATGTCCGGTGCTGCTGATGGGCAGGAACTCGGTAATGCCCTCCACGATGCCAAGAAGAATTGAGTAAAGGGCGTCCATAACCGACAGAGTGTAAGGCCTGTCACGCGGGACAAGGCGTCCTCCGAAAGGTGCAGACTGGGAGAATGTCGTTCGGGCCGTACCTGACCTACTGGGGTCTGCAGCCGGATGGCCCGGCGATCCAGACCCCCAGCAGCGACCTCCTGCCCGTGAGCTATGGTGCGATGGCGGCCATGCTCAAGATCGCCCACGACGACGAGGAACGGCGCGGAAACGGCGTGATGGTCTGGTGGGCCGGCCGGGGCGCCGCCCGGGTCTACCAGCACGACGGCGCGGCCCTGCTGATGGAGCGACTGGACGTTCACCCGTCCTTGCTGGAGATGGTGGCCGCTGGGCAGGATGACGAGGCGACGCGCATCCTGTGCCGGGCCGCGGCAAGCTTGCCCCGCGCGCGGCCCTGGCCTGAACTGCCCACGCTGCGGCGCTGGTTCAGGTCCCTGGAAGCCGTGGCCCCGGCGACAGGTGGGGTCTTCGCCACGGCCCTCGCCACGGCGCACGAACTGCTGGACGCGCCGCAGGAGGTGGGTGTGCTGCACGGCGATATCCACCATCAGAACCTGCTGCACAGTTCCTTTGGGGGCTGGCGGTTCATCGATCCCAAGGGCATCCTCGGCGAGCGCGGCTTCGACTCCGCCAACATCCTGTGCAATCCCGACCTGGGGACGGCCACCGTACCGGGACGGCTGGCCCGGCAGGCCCGGGTCATCGCGAACACGGCAAACCTGGAACTGGAACGCGTACTGGGGTGGGCGCTGGCCTACGCCGGCCTGTCTGCCGCGTGGCATCTGGAGGCCGGCGAGAGCGAGCTGGCTCAGACCACGCTGGAAGTGGCCCGGATCGCTGCGGCAGAACTGGGCCGGACCATCTGAGGCGGGTGCCATCAGAAACGGCCCACGTTGCGCGCAGGCCGCCCCTCAGTTCGGTGATTTGCAGGCAGGGCGGTGCCCCGCGTCCCCAGCCTTACTTGATGGCGCCGTTCAGGCCGTTGGGGTAGAAGCCCCCCTTGCCTGCGCCAGGAGCCAGGTAAACGATGTTCAGCACTTCACGGGTACTGCGGCCGTAAGCCACGCCATTCTTGTCGGCGGGAGCAATCACGGCGTTCCCGGCGTTGTCGGTCAGGCCCATGTCCTTGCCGCCGCCCACCTTGCCGCGCAGGTTGCTGATGGCCTGCACGACCTGGCCCACGTACAGCCCCGCC
Encoded proteins:
- a CDS encoding aminoglycoside phosphotransferase family protein; the encoded protein is MSFGPYLTYWGLQPDGPAIQTPSSDLLPVSYGAMAAMLKIAHDDEERRGNGVMVWWAGRGAARVYQHDGAALLMERLDVHPSLLEMVAAGQDDEATRILCRAAASLPRARPWPELPTLRRWFRSLEAVAPATGGVFATALATAHELLDAPQEVGVLHGDIHHQNLLHSSFGGWRFIDPKGILGERGFDSANILCNPDLGTATVPGRLARQARVIANTANLELERVLGWALAYAGLSAAWHLEAGESELAQTTLEVARIAAAELGRTI
- a CDS encoding undecaprenyl-diphosphate phosphatase, with translation MDALYSILLGIVEGITEFLPISSTGHLIVAGELLKGLLSSPWTPEMKSAFEVIIQGGAILSVLVYYWKDFLKIRHIATDRTQQTLWTSVIVACLPAVVLGILFGSKIKALLFTPSVVAWALIVGGVLIWVVESRKSTPSVHNIESIRPAKALAIGAVQCLALLWPGFSRSASSILGGMVLGLDRPTATQFSFYLGFITLGGASLLDLIKSRAVLGQIGALNMVLGIGVSFVVAYISIGWLLRFISNHDFKGFAVYRVVIGILILVLIGTGVMSNGSLA